One window of the Triticum dicoccoides isolate Atlit2015 ecotype Zavitan chromosome 3B, WEW_v2.0, whole genome shotgun sequence genome contains the following:
- the LOC119275474 gene encoding uncharacterized protein LOC119275474 — translation MREKDACWEYGDKLDGNRVRCRFCQKVINGGISRFKFHLSQIPSKGVNPCVRVTDDVREKVIALIEAKESHRELELLKRKRVAELSVLPKRTRELPSQPSSPGLPTSPAIIPAFEPSQLLGLEVPAPVLRLSGAATKPRPASGLEVERCIAEFFFENKLDYSIADSISYRHMMDTLLGQEFQGPSADVLRTKWLQKLKSEVLQRTQEIKKDWVTTGCTILADSWTDNKLKALINFSVSSPLGTFFLKTVDASPHIKNHRGMYELFDEVIQEIGPDNVVQIISDRNINYGNIDKLIMQNYNTIFWSPCTSFCVNSMLDDFSKIDWVNQCICQAQTITRFVYNNNWVLDLMRRCMAGQELVCSGITKSVSDFLTLQSLLKHRSKLKQMFHSSEYVSSPYANRSLSISCIEILSDDEFWRAVEEIAAVSEPLLRVMRDVSGGKAAIGYIYESMTKVMDSIRTYYIMDEGKCKSFLDIVEQKWLVELHSPLHSAAAFLNPSIQYNPEVKFFTTIKEEFYHVLDKVLTAPDQRQGITSELHAFRKAQGMFASNIAKEARNNTSPGMWWEQYGDSAPALQHCAVRIVSQVCSTLTFQRDWTIILQSHSEKRNKLNKEALADQAYVHYNLTLHSDSKTTAKKKGEGDPIALDDIDMTSPWVEDSDGPSLTQWLDRFPSALDGGDLNTRQFGGSIFGTNDLFGL, via the exons A TGCGGGAGAAGGATGCCTGCTGGGAGTACGGCGACAAGCTGGACGGGAACAGGGTTCGGTGCAGATTCTGCCAGAAGGTTATCAATGGCGGAATAAGCAGGTTCAAGTTTCATCTGTCTCAAATTCCGAGCAAAGGCGTCAACCCTTGCGTCAGGGTGACGGATGATGTCAGGGAAAAGGTGATCGCTCTCATAGAAGCCAAGGAATCACACAGGGAGCTCGAGCTTCTCAAGAGAAAACGTGTTGCTGAACTGTCGGTGCTTCCGAAAAGAACACGGGAACTTCCATCTCAGCCTTCCTCCCCAGGGTTGCCTACTTCGCCTGCTATTATTCCTGCATTCGAGCCGAGTCAGCTCCTTGGCCTGGAAGTGCCTGCTCCGGTACTTAGACTATCTGGTGCTGCCACCAAGCCCCGTCCGGCTTCAGGATTGGAAGTGGAACGGTGCATTGCTGAATTCTTTTTTGAGAATAAGTTGGACTATAGTattgcagactccatttcatacagGCATATGATGGACACACTTCTTGGGCAGGAATTCCAAGGGCCATCAGCCGATGTTTTGAGAACAAAATGGCTTCAAAAGCTCAAGTCAGAGGTTTTGCAGAGAACGCAAGAGATCAAAAAGGATTGGGTAACTACAGGCTGTACTATATTAGCCGATTCGTGGACTGACAACAAATTGAAAGCCCTAATCAACTTCTCTGTCTCTTCTCCACTAGGGACATTCTTCCTCAAAACAGTAGAtgcttctccacacataaaaaatcACAGAGGGATGTATGAGCTCTTTGATGAAGTGATTCAGGAGATTGGTCCAGATAATGTTGTTCAGATTATTAGTGATAGGAACATAAACTACGGTAATATTGATAAACTCATCATGCAGAACTACAACACCATTTTCTGGTCTCCCTGCACTTCGTTTTGTGTAAACTCAATGTTGGATGACTTTTCCAAGATTGATTGGGTTAACCAATGCATATGTCAAGCACAAACAATCACACGATTTGTCTACAACAACAACTGGGTTCTTGATCTTATGAGGAGGTGTATGGCAGGGCAGGAGCTTGTTTGCTCAGGGATTACAAAATCTGTTTCAGATTTCCTGACTCTGCAGTCACTGTTGAAGCACAGATCAAAGCTGAAGCAAATGTTTCACAGCTCTGAGTATGTATCTTCTCCATATGCAAATAGATCTCTAAGTATTTCCTGCATTGAGATCCTCAGTGACGATGAGTTTTGGCGAGCAGTCGAAGAGATAGCGGCTGTTTCAGAACCTCTACTGAGGGTCATGAGGGATGTCTCAGGAGGCAAGGCCGCCATTGGTTATATATACGAGTCTATGACAAAGGTGATGGATTCTATTAGAACATACTACATAATGGATGAAGGCAAATGCAAGTCATTTCTGGATATTGTGGAGCAGAAATGGCTGGTGGAGCTGCATTCGCCTCTTCATTCAGCAGCTGCTTTTCTGAACCCAAGCATCCAGTATAATCCAGAAGTCAAATTTTTCACTACTATCAAGGAGGAGTTCTACCATGTCCTGGATAAAGTGCTCACAGCCCCAGACCAAAGGCAGGGTATCACTTCGGAACTGCATGCTTTTCGCAAGGCACAAGGAATGTTCGCCTCTAACATTGCTAAAGAGGCCCGCAACAACACCTCCCCAG GGATGTGGTGGGAACAATATGGCGATTCAGCGCCAGCATTACAACACTGTGCCGTCAGAATAGTGAGTCAGGTCTGCAGCACCCTGACCTTCCAAAGGGACTGGACCATCATCCTGCAGAGCCACTCCGAGAAGCGCAACAAGTTGAACAAGGAGGCACTGGCCGACCAAGCCTATGTGCACTACAATCTCACGCTCCACTCCGACTCCAAAACGACGGCGAAGAAGAAAGGAGAGGGGGATCCGATCGCGCTGGACGATATCGACATGACCTCACCATGGGTGGAGGATTCGGACGGTCCGAGCCTGACCCAGTGGCTCGACAGGTTCCCGTCGGCcctggatggtggagacttgaacaCCAGACAGTTTGGTGGATCCATCTTTGGCACCAACGATCTTTTCGGCTTATGA
- the LOC119275475 gene encoding uncharacterized protein LOC119275475 has protein sequence MEGSSSRTPEITIVPAPRPAAAGGGGAVEAVKAASKEPISPGSPSPASKERPGAVSLPGWKLDSLCKESSSPTAMMARFPYF, from the coding sequence ATGGAAGGGAGCAGCAGCCGGACGCCGGAGATAACCATCGTCCCGGCGCCTAGgccggcggcggccggtggcggtGGCGCCGTCGAGGCGGTGAAGGCGGCGAGCAAGGAGCCCATCAGCCCGGGCTCGCCTTCCCCGGCCAGCAAGGAGCGCCCCGGCGCCGTCTCCCTGCCCGGGTGGAAGCTCGACTCCCTCTGCAAGGAGTCCAGCTCGCCGACGGCCATGATGGCGCGCTTCCCCTATTTCTGA